The DNA window CATCCGTCATCTGGTAGGATACGTTGGCATTCTCCAGCATCTGACGCACTTCTTTGACGTCATCGATGTACATGTCTTTGTTTCTTCCATTGGTAAGAACCACGATCAGCTGTCCCGTCGGGGTCTGCTGATTCTGATGAATCACTGCTTCCGACACCTGATGATTCTCCAGATCCTGTTCCAGTTCTTTGTAGGAATAATTGTTCTGCGTCTGCAGCTTCTCGCCAAGATAGGATAATCCGGCAACCATCAGCACCAATACAATCAGCCAGACTACTATCCCTTTCAGTTGTTTTGACACGTTGTTTCTCCTTTCGGGTTGTACTCCCGGAATCTTTCTGTATCTGATGTTCAGAAAGCCGCCGGGAGTACTTTTTATACTTCATTCAGTCTGTGACTGTTTTTATTCATTTGTATTTTTAGTCTTCTCCTGCGCCCGGTTCCACAACACCGATAAATGGCAGGTTTCTGTAACGCTGTGCATAATCCAGACCGTAACCTACGACAAATTCATCCGGAATATTGAAGCAGGTATAATCCACATGTACTTCTTTCACACGACGTTCCGGTTTGTCAAGCAGGGTACACAGCTTCAGGCTTGCCGGATTTCTCTTTTTCAGGATCTCGATCAGATAACTCAGGGTACGTCCGGAATCAATGATGTCTTCTACGATCAGAACATCTTTGCCTTCCAGCGGCTGATCCAGATCTTTCACGATTTTTACAACACCGCTTGATTTGGTGTCATCTCCGTAACTGGATACGGACATAAAGTCCATGGTTACCGGTACGGTAATTCTTTTTGCCAGTTCGCATGCGAAAAATACGCCGCCCTTTAATACGCAGATCAGATGTACACATTTTCCTTCGTATTCTTTGCTGATGGCTGCTCCGATCTCCTGGATTCTCTTTTCTACATCTTCTTCGCTGATTAATACATTAATTTTATCACTCATGAGTACTTCCTCCTTTAATCTCTGCCTGTAAGATCCTCTGACTTTCCGCCGTCACTTTATAGGCTGCGCTGATCCGGTCTCCTATGATCCACAGGATGTCGGACCCGTCCGCCAGAAGCCACAGCTGATCCCGTTTCTGTGCCGGGATTTTCCGGTCGATCAGATAATCTTTCAGCTTTTTACTGCCGCCCCCGTCAAAAAGGCAGATCCGATCGCCCGGCTGTCTGTGCCGGATCACCAGTGTCTGTTTTATTCTATCATAATCAAACCATTTCGTATACTTTTTTTCCGGTA is part of the Blautia faecicola genome and encodes:
- the hpt gene encoding hypoxanthine phosphoribosyltransferase, with product MSDKINVLISEEDVEKRIQEIGAAISKEYEGKCVHLICVLKGGVFFACELAKRITVPVTMDFMSVSSYGDDTKSSGVVKIVKDLDQPLEGKDVLIVEDIIDSGRTLSYLIEILKKRNPASLKLCTLLDKPERRVKEVHVDYTCFNIPDEFVVGYGLDYAQRYRNLPFIGVVEPGAGED